Sequence from the Ziziphus jujuba cultivar Dongzao chromosome 9, ASM3175591v1 genome:
tgggattttctctacttagtataattttagaatccctatttgccatgtttttgcattcaacacacgttatgggacttgtggggccccaaaaattggtaaaaatgttatggactgtacaccctcgggaattaccgacgaaactgtcggtaatttttccagagggtatgtgttggttaccgacgatttcctcgggaattaccgagggtgaacagtcatccaaattttttgcaaaatttgatacacttttatgaaattttgggattttctctacttagcataattttagaatccctatttgccatgtttttgcattcaacacacgttatgggacttgtgggacccaaaaaattggtaaaatgttgtggactgtacaccctcgggaattaccgacgaaaccgtcggtaatttttccatagggtatgtgttggttaccgacgatttcctcgagAATTatcgaaggtctacagtcatcgtatttttttggccaatttgagaaatgtttcagagattttgggattttcgtTCCTTAGCATAATTTCTCTAAAGGGATTTTCGTGAACAATCAAAAAGgtgtaaatttgatttttcatgggggaaaggaaaaaagaggtCGAGCAAGATTTTTAATGGGATTATTTGTGGGTTTTCTCAggcaagaagaaagaaaggaaagcagAGGTGCAGGAACCCGGAATTATTGGCTTTAAGAATgagaaaaggaaaagtaaagtaattttttgttttagtaggGGCAAAATAGGAAGCaaggggtagataaaaaaaacttGACGAAGAAGGGGTAAATATCATTAGCCCTCTATTTTTGTGGGTATTGGGCTAAATTCCCCAAATTAAAACTATGATACAATTGAAATGGTTCCAGTCCCAATTTCCCCGGGGCCCAAGACTCAGTCCTAGGACCCAGTCCAAGCCCAAATTTGGGCCCTCAAGAGGCCTCAGGCGCAGGATCAATAACTGAGAACAAAGGCCCAAAATCAGGCTCAATGCGCCATGGCCATGGAACGGAAAGAAGAAAGTTCCCTAGGCAAGCCCTCTCATTTCCCAAGTGTCAGGCTTCTTTCCAAATTGACTTCAACTTGTTCAAAATAATCAAAGTAAGTAACTAGATTCTCATCCAAAAGGGTtactcaaaatataaataagtcaCTCCATCaaaatctatacatatatatatactcgtCACAATAGTCTCACCAAAACATATTAGCCAAACATAAATTTATTCTGATAATTTGGTTTAAGATTAGTCCCCTGCACTTGCATCTTCAACTTTTATACTAATTAGTCCTGGATAATTTCTGCTTCCTGAACTTCATAATTTGGTTTGTCTGACATAGGCAAAGAGTGTAGATCAGTTTGTCAACAAGTTGTCTGGCATAGGCAAAGAGTGTGGATCACTTCATTATATGTCATGCACTGAGATCTTATAAAACTTTTGTGTTTTCATCATCCACAGACTATTTGGTTTCCTTGGTCATAAGTTGTGGGTTCTAGTACGTACTTAGTAGAATGACACATTAGGATGTCTATACAAGCTTTTCATGATTATTGAATCTGAATTCTACTTTTTTGGACAgcaaatttgagcttttgttaatgtaataataatcaatcaacaaggaaaacaaaaaagaaaaactaaagtgCTGCTAGCCATATGCTGCATGTTCAACTTTATCATAGCAATTTGAATGAGTAATGTGAGGTATCTCAAGAAACCCTCCAAAAAGTGAAAATGGAGTTAAAGCTTTTCAAATGTATTTGATTCTTTAGATGTCCCCTCTCTAACAAACATTTCAATATCCACAACTGAGGGGCTAAATTAAGGAATCAAACTGTTCTGAGCGATGGAAAACACAAACATTTGGAAGTTCAAACTCATGGACATCTAGCCATGTTGCAGCACAGGAAAGTGAGGTTTGCCCTGCACTGAAATTCTTCATGtgcaaataaaaaggaaaatcaagTATAGATTGGATCGTACTCTCTATGAAATTGAAAGAAACTGTTCCAGATGTCTATGAATTCCATTGACCCAATgatcaaaattatcaaatggCAGTCCTGAGAAActaggaaatgaaaaaaaaaaaaaatgagaagagAACTCTCAGATTTTaatgaactttttaaaatttaatttcaatctTCATTTGAAAGACAATGAAAGAAGATTACATGGGGTTGACATACAAAAAGTTCTGTTCCTGCCCTCAAATTCAAGATTGAAGGGAGTGAAGTTTGGGCCAATAATGATAGAAAGTTCATGTCCTTAGAGCTGGCTTTTTTCACGTCTTCCTCTGGCTCACAAGCTGTGTGTGTAGTTCAAAACTACAAGTGAATCATCAAGTTTTCTTCGTCACCAAGGATGTCAGAAATTTCACTGGATGAATAATCTAGCACGCTTCTCCTGCCTGACACAGCAAGTTCTTGCATGGTTTTAATTGAGAATGCTCTGGGTTTGATCATCTAGAAACCACTGTTTGCATCCACTCTCACTCATTCAACCGAGAAATGAGATTGATGAAGACATATTCACAACTGGAGATTGTTACACCACCCATTGGATAATCATATCCATATTCTTCTTTAGCTTGGCTCAATAAATCTTGGAAAGAAGGCTCTTTAAGAAAAGACAATGGAATAATGAATCGCTTCTTTTGGCTCTCCCTAACATACACTGCAAAATAGCCTTTTGGAACTTCCAAGGCCTTCGGAGATGCATGGTTCCATGTCAATGCAGACTGAAGAACATTTTTTTTGGACTTTGAAATTCCTAAAAACCTAAAAAccattttaatatattgtttgggccaaaatattaatttttcaaattaatattttcaattctttgaaatattatttttgggagaTTAATTAAATAGCTTTAATTCCATATTGATTGGAGATTGAATGGTCCTGTAATTGTCACatgtataaattgaaattttgaagttggaGTTTAGGAAAAGTCCCACATCGGAAGCACATGAAGCAACTCCAAGTTctctacatataaaaataagagCTTTATTGGCTTTGAAGGGACCTCTACATACCTCCACAAACAACTACAAGAATATAGACTAATTAGTTTATTCTCTTTAGAATTTGCTTCCtttagtttattattgttagttgtttttctagttgaaattttattttaaaagtcctTTAATCATTACGGCAATCAAGCCTTAAAAgattactttttgttttccaataatcaatacaatcaATTGGcgcacatttttcttttattttttttgaactgTTACAGGTTTGAAGTGGTACGCCCGCAAATCTAAGAGACGATaaattgttggaaaattttcaactttgttCCAACATATCTTTTTGGCACGCTCGATGGGACAACACAAATTTTCAATCGAGGACAATGGTTTAGACTTTCTCAAGATCTCTGGAGTCTGACACccataacaacaacaaagagGAAGAAGCTGCAAGACTTTCGACTTGGCGGAGATGTCAACCCAGGAATCGATCCTTGAGCTATCCCGATATCTGAAAGAAGgttaaaggaaaatggaaaaatatcatGAGACCAGCAATGAATGTTGGAAGGCATTATGGATTTGTTGCGTCAACAATTGCAGGTTACTCAAGCCTCCTCAAGTGGCGTAAGGCCATTTACTGGCCAAGAAGAACAGATGCAGGCCTTTTCAGCCATGCCTGAAGGCAACACGTCAAGGACTGATGCACCAACTGTTCCGGCGAGAACGAATGGAAATGAAGGAAGGATAGTCGTGCCAGAACGACAACCTTATATTCCTCCACTAGTTTGGAATCCAATTCATGGTGGAGGAGTAACTGAAAACCAAGGCCAGAATGTTAGAAATGGCCAAGAAGAACAGATTGTACTGGCCCCTTAAGTCGTACCGCATGTAGTGCGGGCTTTTCAGGCCGCACCTTATGGCATGCTGGCCCGTCAGGCCACAAATAATGTTAACGGAGGAAGGGTAGACTTTCAGCCCCATGCTTTCCCACACATTCGAAATCAAGGTCATGGTGGGGGGCATGCTGAAtaatttggccaaaactttctgTATGGCCAAAATGAAGACCATCACCACCAGGCCGACTGCCACGGCCCGGCATGGAGACATGCGTAAAATGTCCGAAATTGGATGAACAATGGCCATGGAATGGATAGGGAGGCCGTCGAGACAATAATCCAGGAAATGATCGGCCCAGCATTCAGAAGAGTTGGTCGACCATCCTACAGAAGGCCTTACTCTGAGGTTATTGATTGGATAAAGTTTCCAAGGGGATTCAGATTTCTTGAATTCACCTTATTTTAGGGTGAAGAGAATCAGTCTACTGTGGAGCACATAGGCCGCTTCACTATCCAGTGTGGAGAAGCTGCAGCCAATGAATTTTTAAAGCTCCATCTGTTTGCTAACTCTTTGACAGGTTCTGCTTTCTCGTGGTACATCAACCTGCAACCCAACTCAATCCATATGTGGCAAGAATTAGAGCAGAAATTCCATGAGCAATTCTATAGGATTGAGCCAGAGATTTCCATGGCTGATTTGTCATATTTGCGTCAGATGGAAAGAGAATCGGCAGAGAACTTTATTGCCCGGTTCAAGAGGGCAAGGATCAGATGTTACTTGGATATACCAGAAAGAGAGTTTGTTAAGCTAGCTCAGAGCGGATTGAGCTACAAGCTTTGGAAGAAGTTTGAGGGGACAGAGTTTCATGATTTATTCGAGTTAATCTCTCGAGCATCTAGATACGAAAGTATTTTGAGGGAAGAATATCAGAGAAAGAACTCATCTCGGGGATCATACTATAGAGACCCAAGTAAGGAGATTTATTCAGTCGAAGCTGAAGACTAAGAGATCAAGGATGCCTCCGCTAAAATCGATGCTGCTAAGGTAGTGGCCACTAGGCCATACGTATGCAAAGCCTTAGCTAGACCAACAAGGAACCAAAGGATTCCTCGATTGATCATGAATATGAAAAAGAATCGGCTCGAGCCGGAGAAGGTTTACAACTTTGACATCTCCAAAGCCGATTAAATTTTTGATCATCTATTGGCCGACAAGGTAATTAAATTACTTGACAGCCATGTTTTACCCACagctaaagaaattaaaaagaaacataCTACAAGTGGCATGGCATGTGGACACATCAAACTGTGCACTGTGTGGTATTCCAAAATGCCATTCAAGCACTAAATGACAAGGGTACCGTGAAGTTCCCGAAAAAAGGAAAGGATGTGATGGAGGTTGATAGCAATCCTTTCCCATCGGCTGAAGTGGATATGGTTTTAGCCAATATTTATGAGTTGACCAACCCTAGAGTCAAAGTTGATCTAGGACAACCCTCGTCTGGTAGAGTCTGGAAAAGGGAGAATAGACCAAGGAAGGAGTATTCGGCCAAAAAGGCCGAACCATTTGCTCAGGTGCTTTGTACTCGTTGCAAGCATGAAGTAGACAATGGGAAGAAGCAACCTGTAAAGATATGTGAGCAGAATGTAGTAAAATCACCACCAGAGAATTACAGGCCTCATAGTCCAAAGTTAGTATTCCAACGCCTAGGACCAAAGGTGCGAGATGGGCATTGAAAGCTACACCATCAACACCCGAGGGCACAATTTGACTCCAAGCTTCAAGTTACATTTTTGAAGGATAATCGAACAAGAATGGTTTCTTATAAAATTGAGAAGCCAAGGATGTTCTAGCCACTAATTACAGAAACAGGCGGGTGGTACCATGCGGAATATAAGCATTATCAGCCGTTCACTAGGACTCAGAAAAGATAGATGCAATGACAACATACTGCGGCAAGAAGACTGGCAGAAGAAGTAAAGGCTCATGAGAAGGCTGCTAAAAGAAAGCCAGTGACAATATTAACTCGGTCTGAAAATCAGAAAGATGATAATATATTGAAGGAATTGGAGTCGCACCTTTGCGGTATGGAGGGTAGACCCGAGGTTTGAAGAAGATGGCTGAAGTCACGGCTAAAAAAGCCGTTGTCTCATCAGAAGCCGGCCCTTCCGGagtaaaaaatcaatttctggtATGGGTAGGAAGCAAAGCGCTGAAGTTATCCCATGCATAAAGAACTTGGATGACGACCTGATAAAAGAAGACATGATTGATTCTTCAACCAATAAGAAGTCTTCGATGGTCAAATTTGAAACTATGGAAGAAGTGGTGGTCAACATATTTTTCGTCCTGCTTTTATCATTTGGATCTCGACCTAGTTAGGAGTGCATGATAGAAAAAGATGGTCGATATGTGGAATAAAGATTATGAGAAAACACCCATGGTACATGAATAGCTTGGCAAAGACCAAATTGTTGAGCCACGAGATTTGGATAGTAAACTTCTACACTGCATTGGTTGTATTTGAATCTTCGATCAAAAGGAAGCTCTCGATTGATCAGCATGCAAGACCAAATAATCTTCAAAGTCTTCAGTAATGGAGGATTTTTCTCTATGCCCTAGCAAGGATTAAGTGTGGTACTCAAccaagaaggaagaaaaggatATCTGGTCAGCATAGAAAAAGTCTCTGGAGCCTGATCGTCTGTGGAGTAGAAGAAGTCAAAGCAATCTTTGGCCGAATGTCCCTGCAAACCATTTTGAAGGATTTGACGGCCGAGGAGTGTATTAGGTTGGTTGGTGGACAGAGATGGCCTCTTCTTAGGAAAGTAGGCATGGAACCAAAGCTGCAATATCTACAGAGGTCTGGCATGATGCTGTCTATGTTAGCATTGATGACATTGTTGATTCCTCGGTATAGGTTACCAAGAACAGGAGGTCCAAAAGCATAGAGTGAACCAACAACAAGAGCTTCAGCGATGTGAATGTACCCTTTCGTCACTTGCATCAAAGGCATGCAAAAGATGTACCTGCACAAccacaaaagaagaaaagaaaggtgtTCTTGATTCGAGGGTGGATTGTCTTTGCCTTGGATGTTCTTCAGGAAATGGTTGTAAGAAGCTTCTTGCTTTAGGAAGTTGGCTTCTTCATAACGCAGCATGCTGTCTCGAGATAGAGCAATAATGGACAAAAGTTCGCCATGAGGTCTAAGGCCAAGCAGAACAGCTAGATCCATCAAGGTCGGTGTCATCATTCCAAActtgaaataaaaaacattggAAACAGAAGACCAAAAGCAAAGTCCAGCTGCAATCAAGCCCTTGTCGCATGGGAGGTCAAGACAGGATAGATGTATCGCCGCATAAATTCTAGATTTCTTCCAAGTATTGCCGTAATAAGGGTCCAATCGATCCACCCATGTAATCCACTCCGGAGGTGTGACTGGCCACGACTTGAAAGGTTTAGAGTCTTCCCACTTAGCCCAATCCAAGGATATTGAGGAAAATAGTAGAACTTTATTCGGGTGAGTTTGGAATGCAACTTCAACTTCACAAGGCATTTTGTCTTTGAATCGGAGGCCAAGGCTAAATTCTTTGTAGAATTGGTTTCTCTCAATCAAAATCCTATCATCAATAGCATTTTTGGTGTGATTGATAGCCTACTTAAGCTGGTCCACATATGACAATTTGTCTTTATTAGTCACCTGCCacatataaaaagaatatttcaatatatatatatatatatatatttaatatgctAAATTAAGACCACTAGTACCTTTGACTGTTGAGATGAATCTTGAacctcattattttttattttacagccTTGGTAAAATTGTGTTCTCATCGAGTCGATTAcctgtgaaaaataaaaataaaaataaaaattcaacggCTTGAATAAAGTTTAAACAACCATGAAGTGGTGTGCCTTGGGGTGTGTGTTTTTATGCTCCACGTgaccatatatattaaaagaaaaaaaaaaaaaaaaaacaaagcatgaGATATCTGACATACGTAAAAGCTACCACTGTGAAAGCATTCATGCTTTATAttctatacatttatatatacatacagagtCAAGAGGAGCATGTGTGGCCGGGAAAAGACATGAGGCCACCTTTTCGATATATGTATAATGCAAAAGCCGTGTGTCATTGTGTGAGTTTTTCATGCTGCACATGTACGAGCATATTAAAAAAGGGGAAAACGCATGAGAATGCTGGTGGGTTGGACAAAAGACATGTGGCtaccttgatatatatatatatatatatatgtgaatccGTGAGTGGTTAGATGATGTACTGCTGTGCATATATATAAGTATGGAGGATCCTTTACTGGCCGAATGATAGACAGATGGCATTTTGTGCAAGAAGTGCTAAGTGGTGCGTTAAATAGGTTCAAGAAGGGGCAGTTACCAGATAATGTGAGGATGTTCGGTGCACGGTTCAACGGAAGCAGGAGCTTTGCAACGGACTGGGTATGTATGTAGAGTTTGAAACCTGCAAGAGAAAACAAACCACGAAAACTTCATGCGGTTAGCCATACTATTCGGTCTGTAGCTAGGACATTGTTACAGTTGCAAGCATTCAAAAGAATCAAAGACATACTGGCCGAGTGATGGAGGACCTAGCAGTACAATCCGCGATGCGATTCCGCTGCGCCGGTTGCAAAAGGAAAAGGCAGTTGGTTTCAAAGCTGGTTTGAGAGCTGTGGCGGCTTGAGAATGTGGTGTGAATGAACATGGTCGGGGGACTGAAGAGATTTTATTTATAAAGGAAATTAGGGTTAACGGAAGATTTGAAAAGGGAAACAGctttatttgttgaaaaaaaaaaaaatatggtgaTGTAAAAGGTAATTGTTCAAGGAAGATCTTTCCGATGGCAAGGAATTAGTTCAGTAGGAAAGTTTATGGAATGGTGCCAAATTACGTAAGTTTAGATAAGACTACGTTTTGGCAGCAAGGATTTATGCCAgaaataggtttttttttttaagaataaaatgattgggcaccaaaaatatatatatggatgtaaTCTCGAAAGATTTGCCGCAAGAATTGATTGGCAAAATTGGAGGCTTGGTTATTTTCTAAGTGTTTAATATGAAGTATTCCGGGCAAAATGTGTATTTATTGATTTGAtatgagcatatatatatatgtttggccCGTTTATTTGAACATCTGATGGGAACAAAAGATTTCAAAGGGGATGGAAGGAaaggattaaatatatatcatgATGCTCTGGTGAAGTGAGTGCCACGGCATACTTGCATATAGAATCATGAGTTTTGGCCTTTGCTGGTTACGTGCATatggaatgtttttttttttaaggcatgAAGCTATCATAAGGCTATCATCCAAGACCCAAGTTAATACTATATTGCTTTGCAATTTTTGCAAGTAactacaaaattacaaagcaaGGGGGCAATGTTTGggccaaaatattaatttttcaaattaatatttttaattctttgaaatattatttttggaagatTAATTAAATGACTTTAATTCCacattgattggagattaaatGGTCATGTAATTGTCACatgtataaattgaaattttgaagttggaGTTTAGAAAAAATCCCACATCGGAAACGCATGAAGCAACTCGAAgttttctacatatataaataggagCTTTATTGGCTTTAAAGGAAACATTTACACACTTCCACAAATAACTACAAGAATATAAACTAATTAGTTTATTCTCTTTAGAATTTGCTTCCTTTAGTTTATTGTTCTTAGTTGTttttctaattgaaattttattttaaaagtcttttaatcattaaggcaatcgggtcttgtaagattattttttgttctccaataatcaatacaattgTCTGAACCTGCAAATTTAGAAGACGACAGATTGTTGGAAATTTTTCGACTTTGTTGGAAATTTTCCGACTTTGTTCcaacatatatatttcttttaagagTATGAACTATAAAAAAGATTTCAGAGGACTTGACAAACAGAAAAAGGCTTTGATGTATTGGTAATGAGAAAACTTGGACTTGTATATATAGATGGAAGGATATAGGGAAAATCTTAAGTTTAGTAAAAGGATGGTAAAGAGAAACTGGAATAGGACCCATCAGGCAGACATGTTGTTATTGGAACAACATGGCTTTGTCTTCCTACTTCCTACGGACCAAGATCACTGAGGAATTCACGGGTAAATGACCAACCTGTGTCTGCATAGATAAACTTCATACCCTACCTCATCCACATTACGGACAAATAACAACACAtaagaagccaaaaaaaaaaaaaaaaaaaaaaaagtagtttacAAGAAATCCTGCTTAAAAGATAAGCCTGGTAGTTTATGGACTTGAGTAAGACATGAAGTTACTCTTATACTGACAAGATCAACAGACCAATTGGACCCAATACTAATTTGTGGATCACAGACTCAAGATAGTTACTGAAGCAACTACTGGCTATCATTTCcatatatttcttaaaatataaGTTCAATTACGACTACGCCCAGACAATACTTATATCGTTCAGCTTTCATGTTCCATGGAACCATTTGCTTTCCATTACACTCTTGCATTATGGATGAGCTGGAAGACAAGACCATTTGATGGCTTATGATATGACGAATGCCAATTCCCTCACACCATCAATTCCATACAACATGTCAGGAGGATTTTCTTCAGAGTATTAAAACCAAATGCAAAACCAACTCTTTGAATTCTTAAAAATATAAGTTTTTCTTACAAAAGAGGTGGGACACCATGTTTTGCAACATAACTTTTACTCATATACAACGAGTTAGAAGGCAATCCCATGTGATCATTCTCATGACCAATGTCCCTTGCTGAACGCCATGTATCAAACAAACTCTCAGCACCATTCATTCAATGCAGAATGAAATATCATTCTTACCGTTGGAAAATGTGTATATATGCCATTTTGGTTGCTAAACTAGCAATTCAATTACAAATCATCAAGTCCTTAAGTCTCAGCACTTGCCTTGTTTAACAAGTCCTTCTTCTATGGAGTCAAATGGACTGTAAACAGGAACTGGGATAGGTGCCCATTGGACAGACATGTTCTCATTTTAGCAACGTgggtttttcttcctttttcttactGATCGTCAAGAAGAATTCACATGTAAATGACCAAACTGTATCAGTATAGAGACACATCATACCATACCTTTTTCAGATTACAACCATGAGCCAACAGACAACCCAACGGAAGCAAAGAAAATTTGAGGTGAAGTTTTCTTCTGCTGCAAAATCAACAGACCATTTGGACCCAGTGCCTATTAGTGGATCACATGATCATGATAGTTATTGCAGTAACTACTGGCCGCCATTTCCACATCTACCATTAAATTATAAGCGCAATTAAGATTAATGCCTCAGATAGATTTATTTGGTTCAGCTTTTTTCATAAAAGCCCTTGTTTTTCCATGCCTCTCTTGTATTATTGATGTTGAGTTGGAAGACAAGATTGTTTGATCTCTTCATGAGGCCAACTCTCTCAGTATACCCCAGCCAAATGGCTCTCACCATTCATTCGCATTATATCAGGGAGGATTTCCTGTAGAGTATTGGAAACAAAAGCAACCCCAAATATTTGCATCCCTTGAGACTCAAGTTTTGACTGAGGAGGTGGGGCATCATGTTTTTCCAACATTATTTTTAGTCATGACAAATCAGAAGGCAAACCCATGGGATCACTTTATGAACCCATGTCCCTCACTGGACACCATTCATCAAACAAACTCTCAGCACCACATGTCCCATATACCATtccaattatgtatatatacaccatTTTGGTTGCTTAATTAGCAACTCAAATCATCACATCCTCTAGTAGCAAAGCTTACCTTGCTTATCAAGTCTTTTGAATATTCTGTTTTTCTCAGCTCTCAAAGGAAGATATGGATTTCCGTTTGCCTGGTCTTGTTCCTTCTAAGATGCTTAAACGATCTCTTTCAAGCTCAAAGAGAGGACACTCATTTGCAGTTAATGTACCAAAGGGCCATTTGGCAGTTTATGTTGGTGAGACTGAAAGGAAGCGGTTTGTGATTCCTGTTTCAGTCCTTAACCAGTCTTCATTTCAAGACTTGCTAATTCAAGTTGAAGATGAATTTGGATTTGAACATCCAATGGGTGCTCTAACAATTCCCTGCAGAGAAGATGCCTTCATGGATCTTCTTTCTAGCTTGAATGTGTTATGAGAGTAGCAACTAACAGGAATTTTATAAGTAACAATTTTGAAAAGCAGTGATTTCCGATACCATGTTGGACAATTTTTACTTCTCTTTCCTCCGTGGAGTTGGAAAATGGCTCCCGTAAATGAGAAATGTATAGAAAGATGATATCGTGATTGTCATTGCTATTGTAGCCTCTTTTTTATGCATAATCAATATAGAATTTTTTAAGAAAGTTTATATCTTTGTTAACTGTTTGAATTTCTCATCTAAATTGATAATTGATGTACCACCTGTATacctttattaattttcttgtttattGAACCTTGATTCAACttaaataattgtatttttagcTTTGGATTAgcatgaaaaaaatttatacagcATCAACCATAACTCTGTATTCAAATTATGATAAAAGGGCTTTAAGGACCATCAAAATTTGGATTGTACCTTTAAGACaatgcatgtatatattattttaagcaAGACAGATTTCACATATCAGATGATCCAAGCACATCTCAGTAAATAGATCTCAGCAATCCATATCTGTTTTAATAACTTTGAAACAGTCCTATTCTAGAGTTTTTTTCAA
This genomic interval carries:
- the LOC107426688 gene encoding auxin-induced protein 15A-like; amino-acid sequence: MDFRLPGLVPSKMLKRSLSSSKRGHSFAVNVPKGHLAVYVGETERKRFVIPVSVLNQSSFQDLLIQVEDEFGFEHPMGALTIPCREDAFMDLLSSLNVL